GTTTGAATCCCTTGCGCAGCAAATAGAGCATAATGTCACGCATGGAAGCAAAGTTGTCTGTGAAAATACTGTCACTGTGAAAGACGGGGTCCAGATGATCCACCATGACGACGGGAATGCCCAGACGCTTAATTTCAAGCAGAATGGGTGTGGAGATAGAACCAACCGTAATAATGCCCCGAATGGCATCCGGATTCAGCAACGTGAACAGTTGATCCGCAGAAGGCTCTGTCAGAGTAAGAATATTGATGCCTTTCTGGTTCAGTCTGGAGGATATCCCGTTAAAGACAGGCCCCCAATATACGGATTCCTGATTCTGATAACGAACATTAGGAAACAAAATCAAAATGGTGCCACTCCACCGCGTGTTCTGCGGGTCCTGAAGTTCATTGCTGCTATACATATCACCAGACAACATGCTGTTATCTTTGAAATATCCAAGTTTGCCAGCGGCCTTAAGAATAACGTCCCGTGTCTGCTCACTAACACCTGATTTTCCGGACAGTGCTCGTGAGACCGCAAATTTCGACAGACCTGTAAAATGTGCAATTTCCTGAATTGTTACCTTCGTCTTCATCATACCATCCTTACACTCGTAGTTCTGCCGTATTCCTTACATCGTGCAATAAAGCTGTTTCTAGTATATCATGATGTATTTCTCTTAATCTAATAACGGCTGTAGAAGTGAAAATGTTAGTGTTCCATACATGTACCGACGAAAATAGACCTTGGCGAATGGACGTGTTGCAGGAGAAAAAGGCGAATTTTTGAATGGGTTATTATCTTTTTGTTATTTTATAAAATAACAAAATAATCAAAAATGATTTTCGTTTTGGATATGGAAGTACTCAGAATGGTATTCGGATAATATGCTATATCATAAGGTATTAAAGCGATATAACAGCATTTTATCAGAATAATTAGAAAATGTTAACAATAAAAATGTTGACGCTTACATTATGCTATGTTAAATTTTGTTTGTCAAAACCAAACGATAAAATAACAAATGGTGGTGGTCGTCGAATTTCATTAGGGTAAATGAAAGTCAGGGAGTTATGCCGGACCATGATTTGTATACACATTCGGGGAGGTTGTTAAAATCGTGACTAGAAAATGGAACGTTTTGCCGCTCATGTTATTGGTCGTAATGCTTTTTGTATCCGCTTGCAGTGGTGGGGGGACGGCTCAGCCGGCTGATGATGCACCAGCGAATTCGGGCAATAGCACTGGAACCGTCGAGACAGACAAAGAAGGCGGAACAGAAGAAGTGGCCGTAGATGTACCTGATTTGGGTGGACGTGTCATCAAGGTTGCGGCCTGGTGGGATCTAAAGCCAGCGGGGGAGACCGCATCGGATAAGGCTAGACTGGATAAAATCGCTGAAGTCGAGAAGAAATACAACGTGAAAATTGAGTTTGTAAACGTGCCATTCGAAGAATACATGAACAAATTTACCACGACAGCGCTGGCTGGCGAACCGTTCGCAGACATCGTTCAGATGGAGTACAAATCCGCATTACCCGCCATCCTCAAAGGGCAACTGCTTCCGATCTCCGAATTCACCACAGCTGAGAATAACATCAACCAAGAGGCAAACCTGATCACGAAATTCCCTGCCATCGCAGGCAACTACTACGCATTTGAATCTCCAACCAGCATCGGTCTGGGACTTCACTATAACCGTGACTTATTCAAGAAGTTGTCGCTGCCTGATCCTCAGGAGCTATACAACAAAGGCGAATGGAATTGGGATAAATTCATGGAACTAGCGAAACAGGCGACCAAAGATACGGATAACGACGGAAAAATTGACGTATACGGGTTCTCTGGCTGGGCCATCGACGTACTTCGTCACTTTACTGCAGCCAATGGCGGCACGATCGTAGACGACGAACATTCAAAAGAAGGATTATCCGATCCGAAAACGATTGAAGCTGCCGAATTCGTCAAACGCCTGTATAACGTCGAGAATGTTGTGAAAGTCAAAACAGGCGACAAAACGAACTGGGAGGAAAGCAACACATTCAAGGATGGAGATGTGGCTTTGTTCACTGCTGCGGAATGGCAGTTGGGCGATATCACCTTTGCTGCTGGAGTCGTACCAATTCCGAACGGTCCTCAGGGCAACAAGGATGTAACATACGCCAACAACGCTGCCTCAGCAAAATTCATTCCCAAAGGTGTGGAAGATCCTAAAATGGTATACCAAATCTATGAAGAAACCTTCGACATTCCGCAGATTGAAGAGTACCCAGGTCAGGATTACCTGGAAAGCCGTTATACCGACGAGAAGGACATCGCCATGATTCGCGAGCATATCGCGGGAACGGGCCGCATCCTGCTGGATGACGCTTACGCGGGTTATCCAATCGGTGACTATGTAAACGACATTATCAAAAACAATGCTTCCGTTACAGCAACAGCCGAGAAGTATAAAGCGCAGGCACAAGCGGCAGTTGATAAACTTGGCAAACAGTAATACCAGCATGATTCAGACAGGGGTACCTCGTGTCCGGGCTCACGCACGGGTACCTCTTTTCCTGTATTACCAATTAGGCATTGCTGGCATCAGCCTTGATGAGGAGGGCTCGTAGGATGGCTGGAATTCTACAACGAAAGAAATGGATCCTGCCTATAGTCATTGCAGCAGCGGCAGCCTGCGTCATACTTTTGCTTACTTCCGGTGCAGGTGT
This window of the Paenibacillus marchantiae genome carries:
- a CDS encoding LacI family DNA-binding transcriptional regulator, with the translated sequence MMKTKVTIQEIAHFTGLSKFAVSRALSGKSGVSEQTRDVILKAAGKLGYFKDNSMLSGDMYSSNELQDPQNTRWSGTILILFPNVRYQNQESVYWGPVFNGISSRLNQKGINILTLTEPSADQLFTLLNPDAIRGIITVGSISTPILLEIKRLGIPVVMVDHLDPVFHSDSIFTDNFASMRDIMLYLLRKGFKRFQFVGNTSDAHSFYERWVAYTSVLMGHGLEMNQIPELSSPDVDDFRKTFTSVIHEGNLPEVFVCANDFYALYTIEALESIGISVPDQCVVTGFDNVYDNIPVLATVNVNKELLGARAVDQMLWRIVNPESSVEKKLILADVMIREQYGRHSG
- a CDS encoding ABC transporter substrate-binding protein produces the protein MTRKWNVLPLMLLVVMLFVSACSGGGTAQPADDAPANSGNSTGTVETDKEGGTEEVAVDVPDLGGRVIKVAAWWDLKPAGETASDKARLDKIAEVEKKYNVKIEFVNVPFEEYMNKFTTTALAGEPFADIVQMEYKSALPAILKGQLLPISEFTTAENNINQEANLITKFPAIAGNYYAFESPTSIGLGLHYNRDLFKKLSLPDPQELYNKGEWNWDKFMELAKQATKDTDNDGKIDVYGFSGWAIDVLRHFTAANGGTIVDDEHSKEGLSDPKTIEAAEFVKRLYNVENVVKVKTGDKTNWEESNTFKDGDVALFTAAEWQLGDITFAAGVVPIPNGPQGNKDVTYANNAASAKFIPKGVEDPKMVYQIYEETFDIPQIEEYPGQDYLESRYTDEKDIAMIREHIAGTGRILLDDAYAGYPIGDYVNDIIKNNASVTATAEKYKAQAQAAVDKLGKQ